The genomic window TACCCGGCTCGACATCGAGCAGCTGACGCTCTACTGCCTGTCGAGCGAGAACTGGAAGCGCCCGCAGCGCGAGCTCGAATTCCTGATGCACCTGCTCGAGCAGTACATGATCGAAGAGCGGGCGACGATCATGGAGCAGAACATTCGCGTCAATGTCATCGGCCGCCGCCGCGACATTCCCGAGACCGTGCAGCGGGAAATGCAAAAGACGATCGACCTGAGCGCGTCGAACACCGGCCTGCGGCTCTGCCTGGCGATCAACTACGGTAGCCGGCTGGAGATCGTCGACGCGGTGCGGCAGATTGCCGCCGAAGTGCAAGCCGGCCGATTGGCGCCCGCCGACATCGACGAGCAGACCGTGGCCAACCACTTGTACACGGCTGGCATGGCCGACCCCGACTTGCTGATTCGCACGGCGGGCGAAATGCGGGTGAGCAACTTCTTGCTCTGGCAGATCAGCTACGCCGAAATCTGGGTCACCGAGCACTGCTGGCCCGAGTTTCGCGAAAGCGACCTGCACCAGGCAATCCGCGACTTCGCGGGGCGCGACCGCCGCTTTGGCGGTCTGAACGGCTAACCACATTCGAATAAGCCAAGGAGCGCCCTAGCTTGCTGCGCTGGCGATTGTTGCTCGGAGCCGTATTGATCGCCGCCCTGG from Pirellulales bacterium includes these protein-coding regions:
- a CDS encoding isoprenyl transferase: MDVPREARPKHIAIIMDGNGRWAQRQGLPRIEGHRRGVASVRRVTEECTRLDIEQLTLYCLSSENWKRPQRELEFLMHLLEQYMIEERATIMEQNIRVNVIGRRRDIPETVQREMQKTIDLSASNTGLRLCLAINYGSRLEIVDAVRQIAAEVQAGRLAPADIDEQTVANHLYTAGMADPDLLIRTAGEMRVSNFLLWQISYAEIWVTEHCWPEFRESDLHQAIRDFAGRDRRFGGLNG